The Quercus robur chromosome 3, dhQueRobu3.1, whole genome shotgun sequence DNA segment ATGAGAGGAGATCATGAATCTAGTCCCAATTTCAGAGTTAGGAAAGGCtagtatattaattttaaatgttaGTGGGAGTGGTGAGcaagtaaaataatttaaagtttgatttttctCGTAGCTCCCTGTGACAGCACTAAAAGCCAACTTTGAAAAATCTTGTATCACTCATTTCTCATAAGAATAAtctcattcttgtgctcaaaatgaagcctgaatgtctagttttcaaaaaaattataatctaatctaatactatatataatagcagaagcctTTAACCATGTGCTGACACGTTAGCAAAAATGCCCCCTTCAAAAACTGACACGTATAGggtaattcttttaaaaaatcgtACGGTGCATCTGAAAGACTCTTTTTCAGACGCCAACCCGctcacccaaaaacaaaaaaaaaaaaaaacaaaacgcaGACCCTTATAAAAAAAGACCAAGCCgcttatccacaaaaaaaaaaaaaaaaaaaaaaaaaaaaaaaaaaaaaaacagaaaaaaaaaaaaaagaaagacaaaccctaaaacccaaacCGTATTTCCCGATCAAGATTCATACTCACTCTAATTTGCGATTCTTCGCTGCAACTCCATATACACACAAATCAGACTAGCGTGTTCCAACCCATCAAACAGACGAACAAAAAAAAGCCTCTGCAATAGTGAAGTCTGAAAATCTTCGTTCGTCCTCTGCAACAACAGACGATTTAGAATCTATCCCGTCTCTGCTCTTCAACAACAGATAATTCAGAAGGTAGGcattttccccccttttttggttttctattcAATTACcgtttctagggttttgaaatttattgatgatttctctcAAACTGAAATCGATTTGATGCTGAAGAACATagatttatgtgttttttgttgaaatatttttccctttttatattTTCGTTACCCACGTCTCTTCTCTACCATTGTTTTAAAGGTTTTTGCAGtatatatttaaagtttttCGTTTGTAGCTGCTctgattttaaaaaatggaaCCCTGGAACATAGGGAATAATAAGGTATTGAACATTAAAATGCCTTTCTGTCTCCACTGATGCCAATCTGCTACTTTTTCCTaaatttccccttttttttttttacaatttcttgaGTTCTGTTTGTTCAATTGTTGTAttgattaaattttgtttttgttcaactCAACATTATcacttttgttattattatgttccattttttgttttaagccCCTTTGATGTCGTTTTTCCTTTGATGAATGTGTTGTTCATTCTGCTATgcatgttcatttttttttttttttttggtaggttCTGTTATGTTTTCAGATTAAAAAGACTTTGGTTCTATGCCCTCTGGTTTGCAAATGTTGGGTTCTATTGCATATGACTAATTGTAGTAGCTAACAACATTCTTGATGCTTGAGTTTAAATTGGTGAATGGTCATTGCTTAATACTGCCAAGTTAAACAAATTTTGCACTTAAGTTTTTTCCTTATGGCCATCTTTTTCCTATATCTCACAAATGGCATATTTTCCTTTGAATTGATTGGCATTGTTAAAACAACGGccttgataaaagaaaattagtttttgtACATCATGCTGTGACTCACATATTATCAGCATCTTTTGGAACTTTAGGAAAATTGGGAACATGTTAGAAAATTTCCCTGCCTATTTCAGTTCTGCATTTTCATACTTTAACATTTACactcatttttaggttttgtattttttaatcttcactTGATTAAGAGTGTATTGTTCaatcaaaatgaagaatttaaGTTTTGGGGCCATCAAAGCTGGTGGTCAACATTCTGTACTTATGGGTATATTTATGGAATTTATTAATTTGGATATAACAGCAAATGTTCTTTTGGTGTtccattatatatattcaatgaaattcccttaaaattttctatgtaatcttctcattagatttttttcccTCATCATGATAAAAAACTGAGCAGTTATACTATGGctgtttaaaatataattttaatggaGATGAATAATTTGGTTATAAATATGAAGATTAACCTGAAAATTGAACAGAAAActaattttaatcaaaatataattttgtttagggttgtttgttttggtagTAGAGACTGAAACAGTGTCACTTTGCAATAAACTCTTCATCTTCTCCTACACAATAACTAGTTCTTTACATATACAATTTCTTTGTTATAGTCaactaaaatatttgaattgctgaatttgttatattaagttgctagagttagtgcatcaaattaaatatatactataatttcttagtaaaataatttgtaaatggCTGGCGTAGCAATTTAAAATGTGAATACTTAATGTGAGAGTCAATTTGAtgtatatttttgttgttagtttTATTATGTGCGTTttatttttggccttttggTTATGTAAATTAAGGACTCGGTGTTGAAATTTGCCTTTCATATTGTCTGCTCTTTTATGgtcttttgttttgatttttttattagaaagagaattgatacaaaatttactGCAAAATCAATATCGTGAATGATTTGCAGGATGCAAACAAAACTGAGGGTTccatttacatttattttcttcAACTTTCTGTTCCAAAATTctataatctaatttttttttttatcctcttcCGAGTCTAAATGGCCTTCTGTACTAAAAAAAAGGCAGCTTCTagtgtttttttgctttttgaatctataatttttttatctctgtTTCTCCATTACTTTCTTTGGGgcttgatttaatttttatagtagAATTACTTCATGCTTCCTGAATCTCTTATGAAGAAATTTATTGACTAATTGATGTTACTTGAAATTGATTTACTTATGTTAGATTTCTTCCTTTTAAATTTGTATGGTTTTTATTTAAGACTTACTTGAATTAGTGTAGGATATTTGTGGCTATCAACACATTAGGTGAGATTAGCCAAATAGGCAATTTGCTTGGCTACAAGTTATTTTATTAGTATGTATGGGCGTTTCTTGGTTCAGGTCTGCTTGGGCATTGGTTGTACTGTCTGGTACGCATTTGGAATATTACCATAAAACTGATAGAAACATATGGTAGATTAGTGTTATGCGTTATTTCagtctttcttttttacattttttctcATAAACTACTCTTTAAAATACCATTTagaggaaagaaaaacagattttttctTCCATTAGAGACCAAGagggaaattgaagaagtttgttatttttaatttgattatgaTTGTCAATTTGTCACTGCTACAATTATTGTTTCTTTATGTCTTATTGTTATTACCTTTTGTATATGTTTTGATCCCATATTCGgttaaaattataggaaaaaataattgtgttatctatgttcttaaaatttttctattgtATTTTATCTCTCTCAAAGTGAAAGGTTCACACAATTGTTTGAAAGAATTTATTCTTCCTCAAAACATACTGCCAATAATGATGCAAAAAGAGACAATAGAGAATAAAGGATAAAAAAGGGTAAATATTTGGCAATAGTATTACTACTCAAACTGATGAACATGGACATCTTTCCagtgtttttttgctttttgaatctatttttttttttatctctgttTCTCCATTACTTTCTTTGGGGCTTGATTTAATTTGGAAACCACTGTGATTTGGAGCTCAGATCAAGCACAAAATTCTTTCTTCAATATCTGTGCTTAATTTTGGTAGAATCTTACTTTAGCCACTTATAGTAAAGAATTAAGAAATCATTTTTGTAACTGAACATGCATTTGAATAGAAACTAAAGTGTTCATATATAATATCTCAGCAAAATCTCAAAATTAGCATTTTCTTTGTCCTTTAACATACAGCTAATAATTTGGTTTATAAACAATATGTTTTGTGTAGTTTTTTGGTTGGTATGTATGCCATGtgttaaaaaaatgcatatatgttTAGACTtcaataggattttttttttttttcttttttagttagTATGGTTTATTAGGAGTTGTGAAATTGAATTAACCATCTATTGAATGGATAGTGTATAGAGAATATGTGTCTTAAATTAATGAGGTTGAGAAAATTTGTGTTCTAAGGTAGCTTAAACAAAACATAGTTTCTTATCAAACTTTGTGGTCTATatgcatttatgatttttttttttttagtttcttatcAAGGTTCTAAGATACATTTACTTTGTGCAGTATATAAATGTTGGGGTTGAACGAAATCTACAAAGGTCTATATTCATTCCTCATGAAAGGGACATGATAGGCAAAAAataagaaggggaaaaaaatttggccGATTGGAAGGTAGCAGGAACAAATCTCACAtcattcaaattcttcatttctcTGTCTCTCACTTTGTCTCAAAAGGAGGATATTTATTCATCTACCTTAGCTGATGTTGAATCAACATCTTCAAGTGGACTTGGTCGGATTGTTTTAGATTTAGATATTTGAattagatttggttttaattatggTATTGGGTTTAAAATAAATTCTGCATTGGGCATTTGTAttagatttggttttgttttaaataattgggttaaattagtttttggtatctGCCTACGGTGtttgtaattaaatttgtaaatgaAGATGTGTTGGGTGTTTAGTATGTGGTGAAAGTTTATTtacatattattaaaaaaaaaaaattatttctaacaaatgtaaaaaaaaaggttcccgCACATGGTGCAGGTTAAAagctagtaataataataacctcACTCAAAAATTCAAAGTCGTCTGTGGTATATTCACAAAATAGTGAATAGAtgtcattttttagaaaatagttCTAGCACAATTAACATAGTAGGCCTCAAATTAATTTCGATTTAGCATTATTAGATCCCAATTACCtcaatttcataattaataGGCTCCTAATTAAGATAATCATTACCTAAttatcttaattaaaaaatgattgCACCAATTACTCATGGATAATTAATGTTTGACCATCTAATAAGTGTCAAGCTAACCAAGACCAGCACAATTAAGAAGAATCAGCTATCTGCGAGAGCAGCTATGGAGACCGTAAGAGATAGTCCAAGAAACAAACCTCCTCTGCTCATCAATAAAATTGGCGACCACATTCACCACACAACCTATGGGTACATGGACTGAAACCTAGGCATCGTGGGTGGCATAGGTCTAAAGACTAGTTCAGTTTGAGCTTAAGCTCAAAATTCAAGGGACGAGCAATCAATAGGAGTGAGGGAGAGTCAAGGCCCCATCTTAAGAGAACCAAGGAAACCATCCACAGAGTGTCGGTGCCCCAAAATGCGATGTACAGTGTCATTCGACTCATACCAGATTTCATATTCCCCAATCATGGAAGAGATTTCAATCGAGTTGGGTTTCACGTGTGCCTAACAAGTACTTAGTTTGTCTTGTCATATAATCTCGTTAACGAATTTTATGTAGAGaagatccaaaaataaaattaactttaTTTTGAAGTTCAAAAGATGGAATTTAaacataattaaatatttaaatgatgAAATTGACACAATTATACTTTTGGGAAAGAAGTCACAGCAAACTAAGTTACAACAACTCCTGCAAAATAACACAAGAGTCAATGCCTCACTTAGAAACCTGTCTAGACTTATTCTTAAATGAAAAATTCAGTGTcaagattaaaattttaaccaaatGACCACTTGACATGCGTACATTTTACAAGAGTTGCTACAACTTAAATTTGCTGCAAATCATTTCCCATAATTTAATAAACCAGAAAAATGAACACACAAACACTATATTTATTTCAACGAATCAAAAAAGGCATTTGTTGAAGGAACGAATTTAAGAGTTACGGCCAAATACTGCTTCACAATAAGGTCTAGAGATGACTGATTACGCAATTAGGTCACTGACATTTTCTGCTGTCGACTCAAACAAGCCATGAACACCCGTACAGGTTTACGAATTGTTTTTGACAAAATCATCATAATCCTACACTAGATAGTGTATCATCATAATCCTACTCTTGATAAACTGGTCTTGGCCTTACAGGGTGTATATATGCTAGTGTAGATACTGCCAGCAGCATTTGCAGTGTGCACCTTCACAGCCTTCATGGATTTTGTCATTGGGCTAGTTGATCATTTGCATTAAGTGCAAGGCTGGACTGAGATGCCCAGGTTGCGGCATGCTAATTCTGATTTGAGGAAAAACGAGTTTGGGCCATAGTCGATAAATTCTATATTCAGAACAGAATCTTCAAATAGTACAATCCTAGATTAGTTAAACAATCCATATTGCACTAAGacatacaataaaaaatttgatagttCACAATATGATAATTCTAGAGCTGGCAACAAAAGGCACAACAGAAGATTAGTGGCTTTATAGtaaactctacttttttttcatttcataattTCTCATCATcgtttgaaatttaaaagaaaactcACTGTTAATAATGACAATGACAAAATAATCCTGTCATAAATCATCAAATTTACAAATCAGTACCATACAAACATGGTAAAGCTCCGGTAAGGGTAATAGCCTAATAGGATAACTCTTCTTCCCTCATTTAACTAAGGCAGATGCCGCATCATGAACTAACTAGGGTCTAGGCCTCATTGTTTGAAGATGGAGGGGGCATTTAAACCAAATTAGTTGCAGGTGAGATATTATGAGGTTGAATACACAATACATGATTAAGTCCAACAGTACAGATATACCTCACTTAGGATTCCTAAGAACAATGATTACAGAGTCTCCACGAAGAAACATCTTACTGATGAATCTGTCCTTGTTAACTGGATGggcttttttctttcctttcccaGTTTTTGGTACCTATATGGAGGAATACAAATGGTCAGTTGTAGATATGGAATCAGACAGAgttgtaaataaaattataggCAAGGCTGAAGCCCGATTTCTATTAAGATATAGTGTGCTGGCACATTAGGTTCCCCAGTCAAATTATCCATAGATTATGGCACAGTGCAACCAAGTGCTTGAATTTAATTAGGGAACCTAAGGTTCTATACCTAAGTTTTTCCCTTCAATTAAGAGGAAAATGTTTTTCAATGAAAATCTTACCTCAGTCCACATTTCCCTGACATTTTCAAGAACCATGTTGCAGTGCCGATCAAATGCTCTGACACGACCCAACAGCTTTTTGTTATTCCGACAATTAATAAGGACCTGTTAGGCGAGAACAATTCAATTTAACACCTACTCAATATATAAACCTGCAATGAGCAAAAACAGACCCTGTAATGATAAGGACATTACCTGTGTGTTGTTTTTAACACTCATCATCAGCACAGAAAGTGGTCCAGTGTTAAATTCCTCTTCCTCATTCTTAACAAcctgcaaaaataatttttgataaACATTTAAGAAAATGATATTCAAGGTTTCTAGAAGAAATGACAGAGGGTATTGGACGGAACTCAGTATAAGACACACCAATAATGGCAAAAACTTGAAGGTCAATcttaaaagcaataaaaaacaaaaaagtatcaATTATTTAGCTCTATGGGGAGCTTTCAAACATTCATTAAATAATATGATTATAAAAAGCTCttagaaattgaagaaaaattttactCACTgtaaaaacccaataaaaagtATTCATTAAATTTGTTCACACTAAAATAAGATTATACAATACGACAACCAAAAGTTGAAAGTTTGTTTTGATAAGCAACAAAGAGTTAAAAGTTTGTTCTGACAAGTAACCAAAAGCCATATTGCCATAACTTGCTTCAGTCAAATTCAGTAGTAAAATTCTTGTAATAGAAATACATATTGTCTTCAAAAGATgtcttacaaaaaatttcaggCTCTATGTATAATGCTGGCCTCTTAATATAAATTACAAGATCATGAAACAGTACgtattttcatctttttctcaAATTCATGTCATGTTTCACCATTCCATACCTAATTAAAGAACCAACATaaggaaaattttcaatcatGGATTATTGATGATTCTCTGATGGATACTTGCAAAATGGGGATAAAGGAGCCGTAATATTTATATGGTACATGAATAACGCCATATGCAAAGTAAAGATGAAAAcctattaaaacaaaaaattgtaaagaattaaagatgcactcaaaaaccacaaaatcattcagctcaaaattcaaaataacttaCATCTTCCTCCATTGGCTTGCTGGAAagagaacaaaggaaaaaaaaattcagtcagtgattaaactaataaaagttACATTGTAAAACAATTGagataattaaacaaaaaaaaaagagagttatagaaataaaatacctcatcttgaaaaataaatggagcTTTTCGAGATTTTCTTAAAGTACCAATGATAAACCTCCTGGAAAGGAATACACccaacaaaaaattgattagaCAGAGTAACAAGTATAACAAAGAACAACATAtatacaaaaagaaattttaaaagaaaatatataatgccaaaataa contains these protein-coding regions:
- the LOC126717758 gene encoding uncharacterized protein LOC126717758, which produces MSKPMEEDVVKNEEEEFNTGPLSVLMMSVKNNTQVLINCRNNKKLLGRVRAFDRHCNMVLENVREMWTEVPKTGKGKKKAHPVNKDRFISKMFLRGDSVIIVLRNPK